A stretch of DNA from Staphylococcus equorum:
TGTGCAAATCAAAATGACATAATTAATTTTCAATCTATCGAGAGTGACCAATTTAATTTAGCTAAGAAACACATCACGCTCAAATTAAAGAAAATTATGGAATGGTTAGATGTAAAAAATCGAAAAATTTCCTTTACATTATTGAATTGGAATACATTGACAGGCGATACAAATCTGACAAATGGAGAATATTTTAGAGCAGGCATTATTTTTGAACAACTTATAGAAATGAATGGCCATATTAATATGATTGGATACTGGTTGAATTTTGAGATACATCAGAAATATAGTCAGAAAGATATAAAAAAAGAATTAAATGGTATTGATTTATACCATCAATTTGATGGTAAAAGACCTGCTTTTTTTACAAGTATGTTTTTTAAAAAATTATTAAAAAACATCTTGTATAGAAATGGAAATTGTATTGCTTTAGGTAATACCGAACATTTTCAAATTGTGCTCTGGGATGCAGAACATTATAACCCTTATTTTACTTTGAATGATTCCTCTAATGACTTAAATCATAAAGAATATCAAATAAATATTTTTGATTTATTACCTGGGACATACAAAATTAAGCATCTAACATTAGATAAAAATCATGGTGCGTTATATAAAATATGGCAACAATATAATACGCAACATGGCATGGATGAAGAAACGATTAATTATGTTAATCGAGTATCTTTTCCCAAACTGGATGTAAGTGAAGTAGATATAATCGATACAATAACATATCACTTAAAATTACTTACAAATGCAATTCAAATTATTGAATTTAGAAGATATTTTGATAAAAAATATAGCTAAAAAGCAACTAGAGGTTGGACAACGGAAGCTCATTTAAAAAGTAGAGTGTCTGTCCTATTCTCTAGTTTTTATTTCGAGTAAGTATCATTAATCCTATATTTAAACGTGAGAATAATTATTGATGACAAAAATCAATATGTACATTTTTGTCATAGAAGTAATATAAATCGAATGCGTTATAAATAAGATATAAAAACAACAAATACGCTATATTGAGATCTAAAATTACGCGCTACAATATTTTTTATAAAGGATAGCGAGCGTTATTGATTGAGGATGTTAAGAGAAAAACATTTTACAATTAGGCTTATCTTTCCTGTTTGTCATTTGAAAATTTAATTTAGGAGGATAAAGAATGACTCAAAAAGGAAATGTACAGACATATAAAGGAGATAATAAATTAATATTAGGAATTGTATTAGGGGTCGTCACCTTTTGGTTGTTTGCACAATCACTATTAAATGTAGTACCGACTTTGCAGCAATCTTTTAACAGTAATATAGGAACAGTGAGTATTGCGGTGAGTATTACTGCGCTTTTCTCAGGAATGTTTGTGGTAGGTGCAGGTAGTCTCGCTGATAAAGTTGGACGCGTAAAAATAACTTATATTGGTTTGTGGCTTAGTATTATTGGTTCATTATTGATTATCGTGAGTAACTTATCTATCTTACTTATTGTAGGTAGAGTGATTCAAGGGTTGTCTGCTGCAGCAATTATGCCGTCAACATTAGCCATAATGAAAGCTTATTTTGATGGGAAAGATAGACAACGTGCTTTAAGTAATTGGTCTATCGGTTCATGGGGAGGTTCAGGTTTAGCATCTTTATTTGGCGGAATGGTATCGACATTTGTAGGATGGAGATGGATATTTATCTTGTCTATCATCATCGCCTTAGTTTCGATGTTATTAATAAAAGGCACACCTGAAACAAAATCAGTTAGCAAAACTAAGGTAGGATTTGATTACACAGGATTACTATTATTTGTTGTTATGATGTTAAGTATTAATGTGGTGATCACACAAAGTGCATCATTGGGTATTTTTTCACCAATCATTATAGGTTTAATAATAATATTTATAGTTTCGACAATAAGTTTTATTAAAATGGAAAATAAAAAACAAAATCCATTAATCGATTTCAAACTTTTTAATAATAAAGCATATACAGGTGCCACACTTTCTAATTTTTTATTAAATGGTGTAGCAGGTGCACTGTTAGTAGCTAACACATTTGTGCAGCAAGGTTTAGGCTTTAATGCATTCCAAACTGGTTTATTATCTATTACTTATTTGGTAACAGTATTATTAATGATTAGAGTAGGAGAAAAGATTCTACAAAAAGTAGGCGCTAAAAAGCCGATGATGCTCGGCACATTTTTTAATATGATTGGTATAATTTTAATCTCGCTTATATTTTTACCAAGCACAATTTATGTAGTCGTTTGTATCATTGGATATTTACTTTATGGTTTGGGACTCGGTTTCTATGCTACACCTTCAACTGATATGGCTATTTCAAATTCACCTGAAGATAAAGTAGGTGTGGCTTCTGGTATTTATAAAATGGCTTCATCACTCGGTGGTGCATTTGGTATCGCGTTATCAGGCGCACTTTATGGTATCGTGGCAAGTACTACTAATGTCCAAACTGGCGCATTAATAGGATTATTACTCAATGTGTTGATGGCATTATTATCGTTAATTATCATATTGATTACTGTCCCATCATTTAAAAAGGCATAACATTTACGTTATTCAACAAAATGCTCTAACACATAAATTACACTCAAAAAGTATATAATGTAAATAAGTTGAATATATTTAATATAGGAGGAACTGTTATGGTGAAACAATTAATAGATATATTGAAAGAGAAAGAAAATCGAATGATTGAGATACGTCGCTATCTTCATCAATATCCTGAGCTATCTTTCCACGAAGAAGAAACGCCTAAGTATATTGAAGATTTTTATAAAGATAAAGATTGTGAAGTAGAAACGAATGTAGGTCCTAATGGTTTGAAGGTGACAATCGATAGTGGGAAACCTGGTAAGACAATTGCAATACGTGCTGATTTTGATGCACTACCAATTCAAGAGGATACTGGGTTAGAATTTGCTTCAAAAAATGAAGGCGTGATGCATGCTTGTGGTCATGACGCACATACAGCATATATGCTAATTCTTGCTGAAACACTTATCGAATTGAAAGATCAATTTAAAGGTAAAGTTGTTGTTATTCATCAGCCTGCTGAAGAAGTACCTCCAGGCGGTGCACAAGCGATGATTAAAGATGGTGTCTTAGATGGTGTCGACCATGTATTAGGTGTCCATGTGATGAGTCATATGCCATCTGGTAATGTATATTATCGTGAAGGTAATGTACAAACGGGTAGAGATTTCTTTAAACTTAAAGTGAATGGCCAAGGAGGACACGGTTCATCACCACATACGGCAAATGATAGTATTGTAGCTGGTGCATATTTTGTTAATGCTTTACAAACAATAGTTTCAAGACGTTTGAATCCTTTTGAAACTGGCGTTGTAACAATTGGTTCATTTGACGGTAAAGGACAATTTAATGTAATCAAAGATAGTATTGAAGTAGAGGGCGATGTACGTGCCTTGACTGATGAAACCAAACAAACGATTAAAAAAGAGGTTAAACGTTTAACAGATGGCTTAGAAGCAATGTTTGGTGTGACATGTGAATTAGAATATAATGTCGATTATCCTGCATTGTACAATGATCCAGAGTTTACGAATTTTGTTGTAGAATCTATTGAAAGTGCTGATACAGATGCAATTAAAGGTATAGAAAGATGTGAAGCACAACCACCTTCTGAAGATTTTGCATATTATGCTAAAGCTATACCGAGCACATTTATTTATGCAGGTGCTGCACCTGACAATGGTGACATTCATCCACATCATCATCCTAAATTTGATATCAGTGAAAAATCATTACGCGTAGCAGCTGAAGCAGTAGGCGTTACCGTATTCAATTATTTAAAATAAAGTATTAAAACATAAAATAAAGGTTGTAGCTTATTATACTGGGCTACAACCTTTATTTTTGTGTGCATAATTTTCTTCCCATTTTTCATGTAGTTTATGCAGGCGCATTAAAGTGTATATATAGAATAATAAAATAATGAAAAAGGATGATTGAAATGAATGCAGATAAAAAACTAAGTGAATTGCTTGAAGATTATAATAAGCCGTTAAAAAAATTATTCAAATATGATAAGTCAAAGGCACTTACATTTGATAAAGAAACTAGAAGTGAAGTTCAAGAACAAAAAGGTGTTTTTGTTATCTTTAAAAATAAAAAACCATTATATGTAGGACAAGCAGGTGGGTTTATGACTGGATACAAACTTACTCAAAAAGATTTAAATGATAAGCTCGCACAATTCAATGTGAAATCAGATGCTGGCACAGCAAAATTTAGAAAAGCCTATGTAGCGCAACAAAATTTAGATGAATCAGAATTAAAAAATATTAAAGCAGAAGAACATAATTTGAAATTCCAATATATTAAAGTTAAAGGTAACCCTGCACTAATTAATATCTTAGAAATACTTGCTTTAGAATATGCGAAAGAAAATGATATTGAGTTATATAATTTTCTATAAAATCACCTGAGTTAATGGAGGTGAATAGGAAGAGGGTTGATTGCTATGAATATAAGAAATTTTAATATTCGTTTTCAACACTGTGATATTAAAGTGAAATTACCTAAAGGATACTTTAAGCGTAAAGCTGGTCCATATCCTTTAGTTATCGTTCAAGATGGTGATGACTTATTTAAGGATATTGAACGAGAAGTCATATTTGTAGGATTAGTGCAGAATGATAATGACAAAATTTATGCGGCTTGGCAAGATAAAGTCGAAGATGAATCATTTTATAGTGCAGTGGATGATTATCTCTTATGGATTTCTGATCAATTGTTACCTTATTTAAAAAAATGTTTCAATGTATCTGAACAGCGCTTGGATATAAGTATTGCTGGGGCGTCACTAGGTGGATTAGTTGCGCTCTATGCGTTATTCAAGAAACCAGATACATTTGGCACATATATACTGATTTCACCTTCAATATGGTATCCAGGCTTTCTAACATTTATGAAACAGCAACCTATTATTAAAGAAGAAGAACATGTTTATTGGTATATTGGCACGCTTGAAGATGAACAACATCCAGAGATCAATACCAATATCTTAGCTCAAACTGAACAAGGCGTAGACATTCTAAATGAGCTCTTAATTTCTGAACAAATAACATTTCATTTCGTTACAAATAATAAAGAATTACACCAGCAAATTTATTTCAAAAAATACTTTAATAAAGCGGTAAAAAAATTATTTTAGTTAATTTGCTCACGTAAAAAATGACAAATTATAGCCATTATTTATCAGAAAATTCGAAATAATAGCATGTAAATTCTGACCTTTATGCTTAATTAATGATAAAATTTAAAGTGTAAGAATTTTTAAAAGAAATAATCGTACACTTATTTGTGTAATATTCTCATTTATAATTTGCGAAGAGAAGTGTCTTTTAAATTCTAACTTTATATTATTAACAAACATAGGGGATGCTTTTATGGTAGAAAAAATGAAACAAATTTCAGGGGGTAAATTGTTGACGGGTATTGTATTATCAATATTAACTTATTGGTTATTTGCCCAGTCATTTTTGAATATTGGGCCTCAAATCCAGTCAACTTTTGGTGCTAGTCCAGGTATAGTCAATATTTCTATAAGTTTAACGTTCTTTGGTACCTCAGGGTATATCGTTGTAGCGTTAATTGCATCAGTCTTTTTTGGTGGCGGTACAGGTCTCTTTGCAACACCGGCATTGAGTACTGCAGTTTCAACTACACCTCCAGAAAAAGTGGGCGTCGCTTCCGGTATATTTAAAATGGGCTCAACACTTGGTGGCGCATTTGGTATTGCAATTATGACTTCTATTTACACAGCGATCATGCAAAGTGGACAAAGCTTACATACAGCGGCAACAGCAGGCTTTATCGTTGGTGCTTGTATTGTTGGTTGTGGTGTTCTAGCGAGTGCATTAATCATACCGACACGTAAAATAAATAGTTAAATATTAAAATTAAAGACCATTGTAACGTTATCGTTGCAGTGGTATTTATTACGTTGAATTATAAAGTATACTATTGGTCATACATTTCTAATTTTTTATATTTATGTGCCAAATGTAAATCATGTGACAATGCTATAAGCGGTCTAACTGTCATCTGTATACTGCCGATTACAAATAATACTGTACCTATAGTGACAGTATTATCACTGAAAAATAAAAAACTACCTATTAAGAATATGATGACAAGAACAACATCGTTTAATTGGTATAGTGCTTTATAAATCAGTGTAAGACGTTCAGATCTTTGAGGTGTATTAAAATTTAAATCAGTACTTTTGTTAATAGAATTTTGTTGCTTTGATTTAGACATAGAAAAGGCCTCCCATACATATCTTGAGTTGTCTTACTCATTCCCTTAATGGTTTACATAAAACCGAGAAAGATTTATGATAAAACAAATTCAGAAGGACAGAAAGAGGGGAGCATCATGCATTATAAAAGATACTATCAAGCACCTATCGGACGCGTTGCAATAACATCTGACGGAGAGCATATCACTGGATTGTGGCTACCCAACCAAACCGATTTCGAATTAAAATATGACCATAAGTTAGTAGAAACAGAACAACCTATCTTTGATAAAGTAGAACGTTGGTTAGACGCATATTTCTCGGGAAATATTCCGGAAATTGATTTTCCTTTAAAAGCGTCTGGCACGGAATTTCGTGAACAAGTCTGGGCAGCACTTTTAGAAATACCCTACGGCGAAACAGCAACGTATGGTGAAATAGCACAAATAATAGGGAAAAAAAGAGGTAAAGCTCAAATGTCGTCACAAGCGGTGGGTGGCGCAGTAGGCAGCAATCCAATTTCAATTATCATTCCATGCCATAGAGTTGTTGGTAAAGATGGTAGTTTAACCGGTTATGGTGGTGGCATTGATACCAAAATTGAGTTACTTAAATTAGAAAAAATGGATATGGATGCATTTTATAGACCTAAGCATAGTACAAAGCCTTGAAGCAGTAAGGTTGATCAATGAATTAAAATGTTCAAAAAAGTTACTTAAATACGCTTGCAAGTTGTAAAAAAACTCTAACTAAGTTGATAATTTAACTCAGTATGGTATTCTATTACACGTCTTTGCTAAAAATTTAAGGGATGGTGAGAATTTTGCCAAAAGAGAAAAAACAATTTTCAAGTGTATTTATATATTCAGCTGCCATCATAGGATTACTTGTTTTGGTTGGCGCAATTTTCCCTCAACAATTTGGGAGTATTACAGGTAGTGTGTCTACTTGGGTTTCAGATACATTCGGTTGGTATTATATGTTGTTATATACTGTAATACTAGGCTTTTGCATATTTCTAGCATTTAGCCCAATCGGTAAATTAAAGCTAGGTAAACCTTCGGATAAACCAGAATTTCGTACGGTGTCATGGTTAGCGATGTTATTTAGTGCAGGTATGGGTATAGGTTTAGTATTCTACGGAGCATCAGAGCCTATTTCGCATTATTTAGCACCGCCAACAGCAGATGCTGAAACAAAAGCAGCCATGTCAGAAGCGTTTCAATCTTCATTTCTAGACTATGGTGTTCATCCATGGGCGATGTACGGTGTTGTTGCTTTGGCACTAGCATATTCACAGTTCCGTAAAGGTGAAAATGGTTTGATTTCAAGAACGCTACGCCCAGTTTTAGGCGATAGAGTAGAAGGTCCTATTGGCACGGTTGTAGATGTGCTAGCAGTCTTTGCAACAGTAATTGGTGTTGCAGTTTCTTTAGGCGTAGGGGCCATTCAAATTAACGCTGGGCTTAATTATTTATTTGGTATACCAGCTAATTCATTGGTTCAAGGTATAATTATAGCAGTAGTTACTGTATTGTTTTTATATAGTGCATGGAGTGGTTTAAGCAAAGGTATTCAATATTTAAGTAATTTGAATATGGTGTTAGCTGCTTTACTACTCGTAATTGTTTTTATTGTGGGACCAACGCTACTTATCTTAAATATGATGACAAGCGGCACAGGAGACTATTTGAATTCAATTTTATTTAATACTTTAGACGTTGCTCCGTTAAATGAACAAAAGTCGGACTGGTTACAAACATGGACAATCTATTATTGGGGCTGGTGGATGAGCTGGAGTCCATTTGTTGGTATATTCATCGCTAGGATTTCAAAAGGACGTAGTATAAGAGAATTTGTTGTTGCAGTGTTAGGTGTTCCAACAGTGGTTAGTATCATTTGGTTTAGTGCCTTTGGTACAACAGGTATCACAGTTGGACAAGAACACGGTGAATTATTTAAATTACCACCTGAGACACAATTATTTGGAATCTTTAATGAATTACCATTTGGATTTATTCTTTCAATGATTGCATTAGCACTTATTGCATCATTCTTTATTACTTCGGCAGACTCAGCGACCTATGTCTTAGGTATGCAGACTGCACACGGTACGTTAAACCCTACTGCTTTTGTTAAAGTTGTTTGGGGATTAGCATTAGCAGGTATTGCATATGTCTTATTATTAGCTGGCGGAGATACTGGTTTAGACGCCTTACAATCTGCTGCTATCATATCAGCACTACCGTTTAGTTTTGTAGTGATATTAATGATGATTGCTTTATATAAAGATGCAAACAAAGAACGGAAATATCTAGGTTTGACTTTACAACCTAATAAAGAACGATACGAAGCATATACACGTAAGATTGAACAAGAACAAGCAGAAAAATAATTACGTTATAACATGAGACGTACATAAAACAGAGGAGATACAGTCGTAAATTGACAAATATCTCCTCTGTTTTAGTTTGTTGAGTAAAAAGAAAAGAGGCTGAGACATAATGACATGTCTTAGCCTCATTTTTTATATTGGCAGTGGCTGACTGAATTGAAAATGCGCTTATATCAAGCTTTTTTCAATTCTAGTCAGCTGTGCCGGGGTGGGACGACGAAATTTTATTAGAAAAATTAGATTTCTGTCCCACTCCCTTTTTATATACATAAATTTATTAAATTCAGTAAAGACTTCCTAGCACATGATTTAAATGCATAAGCTAAATATGGTAATTTAAATTATGCATCTTAATCATGATACGATTAAGTGATTTCAGATTTAATTTAAGGTATTATAATTACGGATATGATCATTAATACTTTCAAGATAGAAAATATTTTTTGGTTCATCAGCTAATTCAGTTTCGTGATCGAATTCTAAATTATCAAAACGTTTAAAGAATGATTCATACGTTTCAACTGAAATTTCAGTACGATTGTTTAAAAGGTCTTTATGTCCTTGAATATCAAGTGCATCTCGGTAGCCTTTTACAATTTTACCGCTAAAGAACTCGCCTACAGAACCTGAACCGTAACTGAAGAGTCCGATTGTATCATCGCCAGAAAGGTCATGCGTTTCTAATAATGAAATCAAACTTAAGTATAAAGATCCAGTGTAGATGTTACCTACATAACGATTATAATATGTAGCATCTTCATAACCAGAAGTTAAGCGTGCTTTTGTTTGTTCATCAACAGAATCTGTTAAAATTGAGTCAAGTGCTTTTTTACCCATTTTAGTAAATGGTACGTGGAAACATAATGATTTAAAATTATCTAATGTTTTATTGTAGCGACGAGCATATTCATTCCAGCTTTCTTGGAACGAGTGAATGTAAGCGTCTTTTGACAATGCGCCATCAACGAGAGGATAAGGTTGTCCACTTGGACGCCAAAAATCATAGACATCTTCAGTGAATGCAACTGCGTCATCATTTAATTCAAGAATTCGTGGGTTTTGTGATATTATCATAGCAACTGCACCTGCACCTTGTGTAGGTTCGCCACCAGAGTTTAAACCGTAACGTGCAGTATCGCTAGCGATAACTAATACTTTTTCATCTGGACGTTGTGCTAAATAATCTTTAGCTAATTGAATTG
This window harbors:
- a CDS encoding MFS transporter, with the translated sequence MTQKGNVQTYKGDNKLILGIVLGVVTFWLFAQSLLNVVPTLQQSFNSNIGTVSIAVSITALFSGMFVVGAGSLADKVGRVKITYIGLWLSIIGSLLIIVSNLSILLIVGRVIQGLSAAAIMPSTLAIMKAYFDGKDRQRALSNWSIGSWGGSGLASLFGGMVSTFVGWRWIFILSIIIALVSMLLIKGTPETKSVSKTKVGFDYTGLLLFVVMMLSINVVITQSASLGIFSPIIIGLIIIFIVSTISFIKMENKKQNPLIDFKLFNNKAYTGATLSNFLLNGVAGALLVANTFVQQGLGFNAFQTGLLSITYLVTVLLMIRVGEKILQKVGAKKPMMLGTFFNMIGIILISLIFLPSTIYVVVCIIGYLLYGLGLGFYATPSTDMAISNSPEDKVGVASGIYKMASSLGGAFGIALSGALYGIVASTTNVQTGALIGLLLNVLMALLSLIIILITVPSFKKA
- a CDS encoding M20 family metallopeptidase, yielding MVKQLIDILKEKENRMIEIRRYLHQYPELSFHEEETPKYIEDFYKDKDCEVETNVGPNGLKVTIDSGKPGKTIAIRADFDALPIQEDTGLEFASKNEGVMHACGHDAHTAYMLILAETLIELKDQFKGKVVVIHQPAEEVPPGGAQAMIKDGVLDGVDHVLGVHVMSHMPSGNVYYREGNVQTGRDFFKLKVNGQGGHGSSPHTANDSIVAGAYFVNALQTIVSRRLNPFETGVVTIGSFDGKGQFNVIKDSIEVEGDVRALTDETKQTIKKEVKRLTDGLEAMFGVTCELEYNVDYPALYNDPEFTNFVVESIESADTDAIKGIERCEAQPPSEDFAYYAKAIPSTFIYAGAAPDNGDIHPHHHPKFDISEKSLRVAAEAVGVTVFNYLK
- a CDS encoding alpha/beta hydrolase, which translates into the protein MNIRNFNIRFQHCDIKVKLPKGYFKRKAGPYPLVIVQDGDDLFKDIEREVIFVGLVQNDNDKIYAAWQDKVEDESFYSAVDDYLLWISDQLLPYLKKCFNVSEQRLDISIAGASLGGLVALYALFKKPDTFGTYILISPSIWYPGFLTFMKQQPIIKEEEHVYWYIGTLEDEQHPEINTNILAQTEQGVDILNELLISEQITFHFVTNNKELHQQIYFKKYFNKAVKKLF
- a CDS encoding YrhK family protein, which gives rise to MSKSKQQNSINKSTDLNFNTPQRSERLTLIYKALYQLNDVVLVIIFLIGSFLFFSDNTVTIGTVLFVIGSIQMTVRPLIALSHDLHLAHKYKKLEMYDQ
- a CDS encoding methylated-DNA--[protein]-cysteine S-methyltransferase — protein: MHYKRYYQAPIGRVAITSDGEHITGLWLPNQTDFELKYDHKLVETEQPIFDKVERWLDAYFSGNIPEIDFPLKASGTEFREQVWAALLEIPYGETATYGEIAQIIGKKRGKAQMSSQAVGGAVGSNPISIIIPCHRVVGKDGSLTGYGGGIDTKIELLKLEKMDMDAFYRPKHSTKP
- a CDS encoding BCCT family transporter; protein product: MVRILPKEKKQFSSVFIYSAAIIGLLVLVGAIFPQQFGSITGSVSTWVSDTFGWYYMLLYTVILGFCIFLAFSPIGKLKLGKPSDKPEFRTVSWLAMLFSAGMGIGLVFYGASEPISHYLAPPTADAETKAAMSEAFQSSFLDYGVHPWAMYGVVALALAYSQFRKGENGLISRTLRPVLGDRVEGPIGTVVDVLAVFATVIGVAVSLGVGAIQINAGLNYLFGIPANSLVQGIIIAVVTVLFLYSAWSGLSKGIQYLSNLNMVLAALLLVIVFIVGPTLLILNMMTSGTGDYLNSILFNTLDVAPLNEQKSDWLQTWTIYYWGWWMSWSPFVGIFIARISKGRSIREFVVAVLGVPTVVSIIWFSAFGTTGITVGQEHGELFKLPPETQLFGIFNELPFGFILSMIALALIASFFITSADSATYVLGMQTAHGTLNPTAFVKVVWGLALAGIAYVLLLAGGDTGLDALQSAAIISALPFSFVVILMMIALYKDANKERKYLGLTLQPNKERYEAYTRKIEQEQAEK
- a CDS encoding hydroxymethylglutaryl-CoA synthase, which produces MTIGIDQINFYVPRFYVDMAKLAESRQVDPNKFLLGIGQNEMAVSPVSQDIVTMGANAAKDIVTDEDKKQISMVIVATESAIDSAKASAVQIHNLLGIQPFARCIEMKEACYAATPAIQLAKDYLAQRPDEKVLVIASDTARYGLNSGGEPTQGAGAVAMIISQNPRILELNDDAVAFTEDVYDFWRPSGQPYPLVDGALSKDAYIHSFQESWNEYARRYNKTLDNFKSLCFHVPFTKMGKKALDSILTDSVDEQTKARLTSGYEDATYYNRYVGNIYTGSLYLSLISLLETHDLSGDDTIGLFSYGSGSVGEFFSGKIVKGYRDALDIQGHKDLLNNRTEISVETYESFFKRFDNLEFDHETELADEPKNIFYLESINDHIRNYNTLN